A segment of the Pseudomonas versuta genome:
GTGCGCGAAGTCATGTTGCTGGGCACCGATGCCCAGGGCTCTGTGACTACTGAGGCCGAGGACGGGATCAATACCCCGGTCTACGGCGCCTACGGCCAGAGCCAGCCCGGCGCCAGCCGCCTGGGCTACGCCGGAGCCCTGCGCGAACAAGACAGCGGCTGGTACTTCCTCGGTGATTACCGCATCTACAATCCGGCGCTGATGCGTTTTCACAGCCGTGACAGCCTCAGCCCCTTCGGTGAAGGCGGCCTCAATGGCTACGCCTACTGCGCCGGCGACCCGGTCAACCGCATCGACCCGTCGGGCCATTCGTGGCTGGACTGGTTGCTGCCGGCGGTAGGGATTGCGTTCGCGTTGGTGGGCACCGTGGCCTCATTCGGTGCATTGGCAGCGCCCACTGCGGCGCTGACTGCCAGCTATGTAACGGCAGTCACCACTGCGACATTGAGCGCGGTGTCGCTGGCCGCAGACGTCGCCTCGATAGCCTTGCTGGCCACCGGCAATGAAAACGCGGGTCGGATTCTGGGCTTTGTGGGTATGGCCACAGGTCTGGCATCAGCGGCGCCGTCAATCGCCGGGGCGGCGGCCAAGGGGGTCAGCAAAGCGGGCAAGTTTGTCGGTGGGTGGCAGAACAAACTGCAAAACGCCGGGGGACGGGGTCGGGGATTTCCTGCGCCCCGGACATACCAGGTGCCAACCCTTCAATCCTTGGCTAACAATGCTGCTGACCCGGGAGACGTATGGCGTGCGACCCGCCACATGGACTTTCCCGGCTCAGCAGACCGCCTGAGCCAAATAGCGCCAGAGGCGGCAAATCGGTATGGCAGTACCAGCGGGCGAGCGTTTAACGAGGTTCGAGGCTATTACCAGAACGCCAATCCAAGGGTCCCGGTGGTCCTGCCAGCCAACAATGTTCCTGCTGGTCAATTACATATCGGAGACGCCATAGCCCCGTTATACGCAAATAATCCGGATTATGTCCGTGAGGTCAGAATGATTGCATCTGATCGGCGCGCAAGATTCGATTACACGGATTTGATCAACGCCAATATACGCCCTGAGAACATTAGAACGGTTTCCAGAGAGTTTTCTAATAATGTGGCTAACTTGACACAGAGACAAAGGGCGCGACCACGTATACGGGAGCTTGTAGATCATTGGGGAGAAGACAGGACTTGGGCTGCTTTCAATGATGTCTGGAGCAGTGTCTATATGTTGCTACGTCAGTAGCAGCTGATTTTGTTACCCGATTAACCCGTTGTCGTTTGAAAGCGCGTGACGGGTTTTGTGCAACCAACCTTCGATAATTGCGTCGGGCGCCGGGGCCCTGGTATTCAAGACAACCGGCGCCACCCCTTACTTGCCCTCAAACACTGGCGTACGTTTTTCAATAAACGCCTGCATCCCTTCTTTCTGGTCCCGCGATGCAAACAGCAGCGCATTGGCTTTGCGCTCCAGGGCCAGGCCGGTCTCCAGCGGGGCATCGACCCCGGCCAGAATCACTTCCTTGATTTGCTCGGCCGCCAGCGGCGGCATGGCCGCAATCAACGTCGCCATCTTCAGTGCTTCGGCTTGCACCTGATCATCATCCACCACGTCACTGACCAGTCCGGAAATCCATGCTTCCTCAGCGGTGATCGGTTGCCCGGTCAATGCCATGCGCATGGCTTTGGCCTTGCCCACTGCCCGTACCAGACGTTGGGTGCCGCCGATGCCCGGCATGATCCCGATGCGGATTTCCGGCTGGCAAAACTTCGCGCTGCGCCCGGCCACAATAATGTCGGCCAGCATCGCCAGTTCACAGCCGCCGCCATAGGCGTACCCGCACACGGCCGCGATCACCGGTTTGGGGCAATGCTGGATGGGGGCCCAGACCCGCTCGGTATGGCGCTGGTAAATATCGATCGGACCGACGCCGGCCATGCTGTTGATGTCGCCGCCTGCCGCAAACACCTTGTCGCCGCCGGTCAGCAGGATGCAGCGCACCTGCGGGCTTTCGGCCAGCTCTGTGAAATAGCGCGACAACAACGCTTGCAGTTCGAGACTCAAGGCATTGGTGGCCAGCGGCCGGTTAAGCCGCAGCAAGGCGACGCCCGGGGTCGGAAATTCAAGCAATACCGGCGCGGCGGTTGGGTCTGACATGGGGTTCCTCATTAACAGGAGCTGTTGCTACAGCGTGCGCTGGATTGTTGCTTTGGCAAGGTGAGGCTTCATCGTCCGTTCAGACGACGAGCAGCCCCGGCATTGCCCCTAGAGTGGCCCCATCAGTAGAAAAAGGAGCACGTCATGGGCCAACTCTCTGGGCTGGACTACAGCGGTAAAGTGGTGCTGGTCACCGGCGGCACCAAAGGCATCGGTGCAGGCATTGCCCGCAGTTTTCTGGAAGCCGGGGCACAGGTGATCGTGTGCGGCAGGACTGCACCTGAGGCGCTGCCGCAAGCAGGTAGCGCACAAGCGATTTTCATGGCCTGCGACGTGCGCGATGTGGAGTCGCTTAAAGCCTTGTTTGCAGGCATTGCGGCTGACTTCGGTCGGCTCGATGTGGTCATCAACAACGCCGGAGGCAGCCCGTCTGCCGATGCCGACAGCGCCTCGCCACGTTTTCACGAAGGCATCATCCGCCTCAATCTGATCGCCCCGCTGAATGTCGCGCAACAGGCCAATGTCTTGATGCAACAGCAGGATGGCGGCGGTTGCATTGTGTTCATCGGCAGTATCAGCGCCTTGCGTGCTTCTCCGGGAACAGCGGCCTATGGCGCCGCCAAGGCCGGGGTGTTGGCGCTGGTGCAATCGCTGGCAGTGGAATGGGCACCCAAGGTGCGGGTAGTCGCGGTGAGTCCGGGGCTGGTACGTACCGAGCAGGCGCATCTGCATTACGGCGACGAACACGGCATTGCAGCGGTCAGCGCCGGAATTCCCGCAGGGCGCATGGCGCTGCCCGAAGACATCGGTAATGCCTGCCTGTTTATCGCATCGCCCATGGCGGGATATGCCAGCGGCTGCAATCTGCTGCTGCACGGTGGCGGCGAACGCCCGACTTTTTTGAGTGCGGCGCAAAGCGCGGCTCACTGATCGACCTTCAGCGGCGACCAGTGGGTTGCCGCTCTCAACACGCAGGAGACGAACTTGGCTGATTCTCAATTGCTAACCGACGTGCGCGCCCTGGTGGGGCGTGAATATGGTCGCGTCTACGCCTGGGACGAAGTCAACGCCCCGATGATCCGCCAGTGGTGCGAAATCATGGGCGTGGACAACCCGCTGTATACCGACCCGGTATTTGCCGCCAACAGCGTGCAGGACGGGCTGGTGGCGCCGCCTGCAATGCTGCAGGTGTGGTGCATGGAAGGCTTTCACCTGAACAACTATGCACCGGGCTCGACCACCGAAAATCCGTACGAAGTGCTCAAGCTGATTGAGTCGTATGGCTACGGCTCGGTGGTGGCGGTCAACTCCGAACTGACCTTCAACCGTAATCTGCGTCCGGGCGAAAAAGTCTATTACACCACCCGGCTGGAGTCGGTGGGCGATGAGAAAACCACAGGCCTGGGCACCGGTTTTTTTGTCACCCTGGTGATGAGCTATTTCGTTGAACACAAAAGCGGTGACGAGGCGGTCGGTGAGTTGCTGTTCCGGGTATTCAAGTTCCGTCCGGCCAACACTCACACCCCTGAAGCCGCACCGGCAAAAGATCAAGCCAAGCCTGTGGCCAAGCGCCCCAAACCGGGCATGAGCGATGACACGCGGTTTTTCTGGGAAGGCTGCGATGCGGGCAAGTTGCTGATCCAGCGCTGCACGCAATGCCAGACCCTGCGCCATCCACCGGCACCGGTATGCATCGAGTGCCACTCGTTCGACTGGGACAGCGTGCAGGCCAGCGGCCGCGCCAGCCTCTATTCGTTCGTGATCATGCATTACCCCGAAGTTGCGCCGTTCGACCATCCCAACCCGATCGGCCTGATCGAGCTGGAGGAGGGCGTACGCCTGGTTGCCGGGCTGGCGGGCGTCAAGCGTGAGGACCTGAGCATCGGCATGCCTTTGCAACTTGAGTTCAAGACCTTCGACGGCGAACTCACGTTGCCGCTGTTCCGGGCACTTTCTTTACCGTCGGCCGAGTAAGGAGCGAGCATGGATTTCGAATTCACCGAAGATCAAAACGCTATCGCCGAAATGGCTGGCAGCGTGTTTGCCGATTACTGCACCGATGACCGCCTGCGCCAGTTCGACACCTGCGGAAATGCCTTTATGGAGCCGCTGTGGCAGCTGTGCACAGAGACCGGGCTGCAGGCTTTGGCCATCCCTGAAACCCATGGTGGCAGCGGGCTGGGCATGACCGAGTTGCTGGCCGTGCTCCAAGCGCAGGGCAGGGCGCTGGGGCAGGTGCCGTTGTGGCGCCATCAACTGACGGCCGCGACCCTGGCCGCATGGGCTGACCCAGTGTTGCAGGGCTGGGCGACAGAAGCGGCTGCAGGCCGCGCCTTGTTGACCCTGGACCTGAGCGGCTTAAGCACTGCCCGTGGCCTGCAATTGCTGGCCACACCGCACGGTCAGGGCTGGCGACTCGACGGCCGTGTTGCAGCTCTGGCACTGGCAGAGCAGTCACAAGCGGCGTTGTTGCTGGTGAGTGTCGACGGTCAACCGCGTCTGGCATTTGTCGAACTCGACGCCGCGCCGATCACCCGTGTCCCGGGCCGCATGACCCACGGTGAAGCGGTTGCTGATTTATCAATCGACGGCTTGTTGATCGACGCGCACCAATTGCTCCCGGCTGCCGCCCTGGACTGGCTGGAACCGCGCAGCATTGCGGCCCTGGCGGCCTTGCAACTGGGGGTCAGCACCGAGCAGATCCGCCGCACCGTGGAGTACGTCACCGAGCGGCGCCAGTTCGAACGCAGCATCGGCAGTTTCCAGGCGGTGCAAATGAGCATGGCCAACGCGCACATCGCCCTTGAGGCCTTGCGCAGCAACCTGTGGCAGCTGTGCTACCGCCTGGATGCCGGTTTGCCCGCGCCGTCCGAAGCGCTGGCCACTGCTTGGCATGCCTGCGAAGCCGGGCATCTGATCGGGCACAACGCCCAGCACGTACACGGCGGCATTGGCGTCGATCTGACGTACCCGATGCATCGCTTTCTCTACTGGAGCCGCGCTTTGGGCTGTGCCCTGGGTGGATCGGCAGCAAGCCTGGAACGCCTCGGCGACTGGCTGAGCCATAACGACAAGCTGGGATGGAAATATGACCTTGCAGAACACCAAGCGCTTTGACGATGTGCGCCCCGGCGAAACCCTGCCGGAACTGGCGATCCCGATCACCGTGGGCCTGGTTACCGGCGGCGCCATCGCCACCCGTGACTACTTCCCGGGCCACCACGATTTGAATGCTGCCAAGGCCCTCGGCTCGCCGCACATTTTTATGAACATCCTTACCACCAACGGTCTGGTGCAGCGTTATGTCGAACAGTGGTCCGGCCCCGAGGCGCGTTTCACCTCGCTGAAGATCAAGCTTGGCGCACCGAATTATCCCGGTGACAGCATGACCTTCAACGGCGCGGTGACCGCGCTGGATGCTGCCACCCGCACGGTGGAAATAACCCTTGGCGGCAAAAATTCGATGGGCAACCACGTGACCGGTACGGTCACGCTGGTTCTGCCCTGATAGCGGGAGACAGCACACATGACGCAATCGTCCCTTTCCGGTAGCGCCGCCATTGTTGGCCTGGGTGCGACCGAATTCTCGAAAAATTCCGGGCGCACCGAACTGCGCCTGGCCCTCGAAGCGACTCTGGCCGCCCTTAAAGATGCCGGTATCGACCCCTCCGAGGTTGAAGGCTTCAGCTCGTACTCGGTGGATAAAGTCCCGGAATACGAAATCGCCCGCCTGCTGGGTTGCAAGGACGTCAAGTTCTTCTCCCAGGTGCCCCACGGCGGCGGTGCCGCCTGTGCGCCGATCATGCATGCGGCCATGGCCGTGGCCACAGGTGTGGCCAAGGTCGTGGTGGTGTATCGCGCCATGAACGAGCGTTCGTGGTATCGCTTCGGCAGCGGCAGCTATGGTTTCGCCTCGACGCCGATCTTCGAAAACGTCAACTACGGCTGGTACATGCCCCACGGCCTGCACACCCCGGCGTCATGGGTGGGCATGTTCGCCCAGCGCTACATGCACACCTACGGCGCCACCTCCGAAGACTTCGGTCGCGTTGCGGTGGCGGTGCGTGATTTTGCCGCGACCAACCCGGCCGCGTTCTTTTACGGCAAGCCAATCACCCTTGAAGAACACCAGGCTTCGCGCTGGATCTGTGAGCCGCTGCATTTGCTCGACTGCTGCCAGGAATCCGACGGCGCCGTGGCCATGGTGATCACCTCTGCCGAGCGGGCCAAAGACCTGCGCCAGAAGCCGGTGACGATCAAGGCCGGTTCGCAGGGGATTACTTCGGGCCAGCAAATCATGACTTCGTTCTACCGCGACGACATTACCGGTCTGCCGGAAATGGGCGTGGTGGCCAAAGAGTTGTATCGCCAGTCGGGGCTAGGCCCGGAGGCACTGCAAACGGCGGTTATTTACGACCACTTCACGCCGTTTGTACTGCCTCAGCTCGAAGAGTTCGGCCTGTGCGAACGCGGCGAAGCCAAGGAATTCATTCGTGCCGGTCACCACGCCCGTGGCGGTAAATTTCCGATCAACACCCACGGCGGACAATTGGGCGAGGCCTACATCCACGGCATGAACGGCGTGGCTGAAGCGGTGCGCCAGGTGCGCGGCACTGCGGTCAACCAGGTCGACAGCGTAGAAAACGTGCTGGTGACCGCCGGTACCGGCGTGCCCACCAGCGGCCT
Coding sequences within it:
- a CDS encoding enoyl-CoA hydratase, which codes for MSDPTAAPVLLEFPTPGVALLRLNRPLATNALSLELQALLSRYFTELAESPQVRCILLTGGDKVFAAGGDINSMAGVGPIDIYQRHTERVWAPIQHCPKPVIAAVCGYAYGGGCELAMLADIIVAGRSAKFCQPEIRIGIMPGIGGTQRLVRAVGKAKAMRMALTGQPITAEEAWISGLVSDVVDDDQVQAEALKMATLIAAMPPLAAEQIKEVILAGVDAPLETGLALERKANALLFASRDQKEGMQAFIEKRTPVFEGK
- a CDS encoding SDR family oxidoreductase; its protein translation is MGQLSGLDYSGKVVLVTGGTKGIGAGIARSFLEAGAQVIVCGRTAPEALPQAGSAQAIFMACDVRDVESLKALFAGIAADFGRLDVVINNAGGSPSADADSASPRFHEGIIRLNLIAPLNVAQQANVLMQQQDGGGCIVFIGSISALRASPGTAAYGAAKAGVLALVQSLAVEWAPKVRVVAVSPGLVRTEQAHLHYGDEHGIAAVSAGIPAGRMALPEDIGNACLFIASPMAGYASGCNLLLHGGGERPTFLSAAQSAAH
- a CDS encoding bifunctional MaoC family dehydratase N-terminal/OB-fold nucleic acid binding domain-containing protein; this encodes MADSQLLTDVRALVGREYGRVYAWDEVNAPMIRQWCEIMGVDNPLYTDPVFAANSVQDGLVAPPAMLQVWCMEGFHLNNYAPGSTTENPYEVLKLIESYGYGSVVAVNSELTFNRNLRPGEKVYYTTRLESVGDEKTTGLGTGFFVTLVMSYFVEHKSGDEAVGELLFRVFKFRPANTHTPEAAPAKDQAKPVAKRPKPGMSDDTRFFWEGCDAGKLLIQRCTQCQTLRHPPAPVCIECHSFDWDSVQASGRASLYSFVIMHYPEVAPFDHPNPIGLIELEEGVRLVAGLAGVKREDLSIGMPLQLEFKTFDGELTLPLFRALSLPSAE
- a CDS encoding acyl-CoA dehydrogenase family protein, producing MDFEFTEDQNAIAEMAGSVFADYCTDDRLRQFDTCGNAFMEPLWQLCTETGLQALAIPETHGGSGLGMTELLAVLQAQGRALGQVPLWRHQLTAATLAAWADPVLQGWATEAAAGRALLTLDLSGLSTARGLQLLATPHGQGWRLDGRVAALALAEQSQAALLLVSVDGQPRLAFVELDAAPITRVPGRMTHGEAVADLSIDGLLIDAHQLLPAAALDWLEPRSIAALAALQLGVSTEQIRRTVEYVTERRQFERSIGSFQAVQMSMANAHIALEALRSNLWQLCYRLDAGLPAPSEALATAWHACEAGHLIGHNAQHVHGGIGVDLTYPMHRFLYWSRALGCALGGSAASLERLGDWLSHNDKLGWKYDLAEHQAL
- a CDS encoding MaoC family dehydratase — translated: MTLQNTKRFDDVRPGETLPELAIPITVGLVTGGAIATRDYFPGHHDLNAAKALGSPHIFMNILTTNGLVQRYVEQWSGPEARFTSLKIKLGAPNYPGDSMTFNGAVTALDAATRTVEITLGGKNSMGNHVTGTVTLVLP
- a CDS encoding lipid-transfer protein encodes the protein MTQSSLSGSAAIVGLGATEFSKNSGRTELRLALEATLAALKDAGIDPSEVEGFSSYSVDKVPEYEIARLLGCKDVKFFSQVPHGGGAACAPIMHAAMAVATGVAKVVVVYRAMNERSWYRFGSGSYGFASTPIFENVNYGWYMPHGLHTPASWVGMFAQRYMHTYGATSEDFGRVAVAVRDFAATNPAAFFYGKPITLEEHQASRWICEPLHLLDCCQESDGAVAMVITSAERAKDLRQKPVTIKAGSQGITSGQQIMTSFYRDDITGLPEMGVVAKELYRQSGLGPEALQTAVIYDHFTPFVLPQLEEFGLCERGEAKEFIRAGHHARGGKFPINTHGGQLGEAYIHGMNGVAEAVRQVRGTAVNQVDSVENVLVTAGTGVPTSGLILGV